From the Hevea brasiliensis isolate MT/VB/25A 57/8 chromosome 13, ASM3005281v1, whole genome shotgun sequence genome, the window AATTGAGTGGAAGtatacacttgaataaatgttggCAAGAaatttttggttaatttttaCCAATATTCTCTCAATCTTAGAGTTTGTTACACTTTCATCCTCAGTTTCATATTGTTACCATAAAGTCCCCcaacttaaaaaatattatataaaagtctctcaatttaaaaaatattacataaaagtCTCTCATGCTAGAATCCCACACTATAAAATGAAAAGGTCGAGTTTGTTTAGTATTGTTGTTAGAACTGccgttaaaaaaaatattttcttaaatatgatttaaataaatttaatatgttttagtaTAAGAAcaccaaaataagaaaataattttttttcaaactacttttttcaatagcatctaaaattgtacttaaaaaaaaaaatgctttttGACATTTGAAACTCAGTGTCAAATAGTTTTGAGAACTTTTTTCTTGTGCAAAAAAATTGGGGTAAGTATGTTAGATGGGTTTTATGATTTTAAAGTtggaatttcttcttttttttttttttttggaatgatTTGTTATGCTAAATATACCAAATTTATGTGTTTAGTTATGAAATTGCAGATTTCCAATTATTGTATGATTAATagggataaatttcaacaactatTCCTGAACTTATATAattgtaacactacagtcctttaactttaaaatgtgacataaaacctcataaacttttaaattttacacagtaaaatccctttgactttcaattattgatttttcagttagaaactgatgtgaatagctcccgcatAATGCTTAGTCAAtaattctctctcctctcttatgcaaagtataaaattattctcttaacgtatcaaaatttattctgtctatagagagagaaaaaattcaatttacacatggcttgagagagaaaagagaaatactgactaaactcTATGCTGAAACTGTCCAGGTCAGTGTCTAACTCAAAAACTGATAATTGGAGGTTAGAAAGGAACACTGAAGTCTAGTATTGTAATTTAACAAAGTTTTGTTAGTATTCACAATGGCAGAAAAAGGTAATTCAACGACCTAGGCTTGTTGTTTACGTCTAGAAATTtctatattttgcattttttatttttttaagaaaatttttatttttatttttttataaaatgcaAGAGAAAACATGAAAATCGCGCTCAATAATTTTCTAATTCAAAAAATAAATGGAAAACTATTCTTATCtttcataattataaaaaaaacaaatcattgtaaaatatattttattttttaaaatttttaacatgtgtatttattcatttattttataataatatgattattttttatcattctaaataattattcaattataTGTATAAAAAGTTACGGTATAACTTTGATTATAAAAAAAGTAATTGTTTTCCACTTAGAAAATAGTTGAAAAACAaattttttgttattaaaaaaataatgaaaaattcaaatcttaattaaatttttgcaaAACTGATTTTGTAGTTCTCTATTTGTAAAACTGGCACATGTGAACATAAAGCTCTATTTTAATTCTCTAAGTTAACTTTTGTACCAAACTATCTTAGTTTTCCACAAAGTGAACAAGTTTTCAAAGTTTCTATACGCAGAAATTTTAGAATTCAACTATTGTATTATGATCATTCATTAGAGTATGCTTCATTTGAATCTAAGAATAATCAACGGTTAAAATTTATCCATTGTACGACACCAAATAATTTTCCAGGGGCTTGTCAAAGAACAATGAAGTCAAGGCTTGTTGGTATTCGCAGTGCTAAAGAAAGCATTTGAACAACCTTGCCCTACGGGGGAGCTTGCGAAGGGAACACTGAAGTCATGTTAGTATTCATATAGTGAACTAAAGCTACATATATATGTGTAGATGGAATTCTGAAATGTAGAGTAAACAAACTATGGCAACATTGACCTTGGAGAATCTGCCCTCCCTCGTTTCCCTTGTTCTTTTCTTTCTGTTACATTTTTCGCTTCATGTTGCTTCAGACTCTGCTGAAGAAGCAAATGCTCTTCTCAAATGGGCAGCCAGTCTTCAAAACCAGGAGCATTTCAACCTATCTTCATGGCCTTTACTTCCAACAAATGCCACCAATTCCAAACCAAAAACAAGCCCATGCACTTGGCTTGGAATTTATTGCAACCGTGGAGAAAGGGTCTTTCGATTAAACTTGACAAATGCAGGTTTAAACGGTATGCTTCACGACCTTTCTTTCTCATCCTTTCCTGATCTTGAGTTTATTGATTTCAGCTCCAATGGACTTTTTGGTACGATCCCACTTGAAATCACTCAGCTTCCCAAACTCAGATATCTTGATTTATCAAATAATCAGTTATCAGGGATAATCCCGTCAGGGATTGGCCTCCTAACAAATCTTGAAACCCTGCACTTAGGTGAAAATGAACTAAATGGTTCAATTCCTGAAGAAATAGGTCAGTTAAGTTCCCTTATTGAGCTTTTCTTGTATAGCAACTATCTAGACGGTCATATTCCTGTTTCACTATGCAATTTGACCAAGATGGTTGCATTACGCCTCTATGATAATCAATTTTCTGGTACTATTCCTTTGAAAATGGGAGACCTCGCCAATTTGGTTGAACTTTTCATGGATTCCAATAGCTTTGAAGGTCCTATCCCTTTCACTTTTGGAAACTTGACAAAGCTAACTTATTTGTTCATGTATCGAAATCAACTTTCTGGTTCTATTCCCCCAGAAATTGGAAACCTGAAGTCTCTCAACTGGTTAAGCCTTTTTGGAAACAATCTTTCTGGCCCAATTCCATGGTCACTGGGTGGTCTGTCAAACCTCACCCTCCTTCATCTTTACAGAACTCAACTCTTCGGCTCCATTCCTGAAGAGTTAGGAAACTTAACGTCTATTTCTGATCTAGAGTTGAGCGCAAATCAACTTAATGGCTCTATTCCTTCTTTCTTGGGTAATTTGAGCGTCTTACAATATTTAAAGCTCCGTAGAAACCAATTTAGTGGTTCTATTCCTGCTTCTTTGAGTAATCTGAGGATCTTAAAAATCTTAACAGTCTTTGACAACCACTTAACTGGCCCTATTTCCTTGAGTAATTGATAACTGTAtgttgtgtccgcaagtgcacgggtcacagtagtatagttttaaaaattgatatcgatcccacagggaattgtgcttaaattggaaataaaagtataagcaaattagaatgacaaaaattaaaagatattaaaaataaaatctaaaaattaaaattaagacaaaaattaaagatgtaaaatgaaatttggaattaaaattggtatttgaggaattaaaactaaatcaatcaattaactaaaattaattaaactagattaccaaaaattaatgtggaatttctatttatgaaatttgagaggaattaaatctaaattcaataaaaataaaaataaagtgattatataaatttgatttaaattggatttaaactgaaattgctatttatgagatttggaggatttaaatctaaattcaatgaaaattaaattgattctagagattggattttcaatattgtttgcatgtgatttttccctaatttagccaaacacatgagaattgcaattttgagggaaatcaattcttaaatttttgaaacctttttcaagcatctcaaaattggttttcattaaatcaaaccctgttttcacggtatttcaaatctaacaaaaacccaattaatgctctaattgatttttggaaagttcccctttatcttcttagcttatttctaacaccaagaaaataaagtttattgcaagattatccatccccaatattcacttttcagtccatctattaaggattaaaacttaacttaatgagggcccattcatcaagcaaggaaataaacacacaagcaataaatcaaaatataacaatcttcatttaaatggctaaatcagttcaaaaccacaaaacaaatcaatatttacaaacccatctctagaatctcaatcaactactcacaaatcattgtttaaaaataaacccaaatgaagaaatgaagaaataatggaaatgtaagcttaaaggggtagaaaaacccagcagatttgcagcaggatctctgcagaaaagtgcagaaacttgatccttcttcttctttggaagaagatgcagaagatgctcctccctttccctctttctatctttctaaaaatgcctcccttgctctctatggaaagaaagtgataaagggcactttatataggcgaggggactgttctagaatgggtaaaaaggggaAGGAtccagaaagtgaggtaaaaggcTGGatgcggaaatgccacgtcaacaattttccagtaaaaatgacataagccgagtcagttgtgtcacgggttgtgtcgctctcggcgtggATATCTGACGattgacacaacctgcgacatgagctacttcggttgtgctgcaggttgtgtcgctctcgaccatttttttttttttttctcaacttcaaaatttttgcaattcgattttaatctcctccaaatggctactctgatcaaaatacatcaaatttctctagatttaacctacaaaacaaataaattccaaaaattaaactaagaaatgtgaaaattataaaattgactaaatatatactaatatctaaaataatagctatgaataagggtaaattatgtgcaaaaattactcctaaatgatgatctaaaatgcatgcatcaaattcccccatactcaaactcttgcttgtcctcaagcaaaatttcattgaaactcatttggaagggaatagaatcagtctttgaaaacacaaaattcactaatccaaaccaccaacttaactctagccaccaacattccaaattcccaccagccaaagcacaaagaatgaagcaagcactctcaactattacagaatagctaagaattaaccaatcaacccaagcaacaattaccaaccagctacaagagttaattgtgccaaaacaaacctaaatgaaatagatagccaatgtgtctcaaatagatggtgagtaatgtatggaagattatattgccaaacccatatgcaagcataaaagatctaactctactaatgtaacaagcatttttcaaagaatcattaggtctttttaagggttgtaatggggtctaatagggtaaaattgtggttaacaaagaaagggaataaggtaaacaaaatatgaaaataatattaatcatgaaactcaaagtgcatccatttttttttttttttttttttaaatcaagaggaaagaaattcacaatgaatctcaagtgctatcacaatgattatacaaagggactactttttatgcttatttattttattttgattttgtatgtgtccctatttcatgtcacacccaaaattacctttgggatattttggtgaccttttCTACTTTTCACAATTattctagcacttttcaagatgtttcaatcctctgagatttttttttttatttttatttttatattatcatttttttatgcacttaattgctaaaatactattctcatagataggtggtagtgtttaggtttaatggctaggtaaatgatttgggttccaaagaaattagggatttaaggttcaagggggtttgcaagggttaaaatgaaattaaggtaggttaaggctaaatgtgaggtttaaaatatgaagaaatgcctaaatcatattcttatcaaatgcaagttaaaaatttcgctttgaaagatctaagatgcttgttctaggaatggtgagacgacaatgaccattttctttcttaaaggcttatccagacactcaaaactcaaaataactaatcagaatctgtattcctagatgaatgtattaattttcagctattaagtaagagaaagaataatgcttaagactttgtacccagctggaactttcattccactaaccatctaaaggcaagttggtttgcttgaataagtggcttatggagttcaaagactggtttaaaaaatccaaaaattttaaatgaaatgcatgaatgtaAATGTATGATGAATCTATATGCAACTAAGTACTAAGtatatatgaagctatatgcagtgtaaatatgtgaatatgtacaagtatgagtgtgtcgctatatgcaaatgaaaaaggaaaaataatttttgcaaaaaatttaccctctcccccatactcagaatgaacattgtcctcaatgttaaaagggtgcaaggaatgggataattgggctatatgtgcatagagaattattaccctgttgcataagcgatagcacaacttgtgttgacagtgacacaagctgagatgagaattattacctcattgaagtgcagccaatttaattagataaaatgtggacagctgctgcactcattgcaaaagaaacagtgcaatggaatccattaaatcgattaatctcaaaaatttggaataGGGAAGTTAAGCGCAGATAATATAATTATCAAGTGTAAATTCTGAAAGAGCATAttaaagcaagtgagcaatgtactaaaaacataaaagaaaaatgtatgttatgaggaactaaaaaaaactgaataagtaaatggttaaaataaaaacaacacaagcaaaatattaacaagttcaaaatactaattaacgaaattaaagacatgaaatgtaaatggaGAATAAAAGCTGGTCAGTCGGGTATGAGAAgtcctttgcccttgccatcttgtGACGGTGGTGGTGCTTGTGGTGGCTGCTGTGGAGAGAGAATGTTCAAAATCAGTGCTTGGTTTGTTTCGATCTTCTCCAGCTTAGCTCGCATGACTTTCAATTCATCTTGCATTTCAGCACTTCGATCCAAATATATGTCAGCTAAATCTCGTAGTGTCTGAAAATTGACCTCTGTAATTTGCCGAAAAGAATAGATCtcatcactgagattctccaTGAATGTCAAAAGAGTTGCTATGGATGGTCCAGAAGCAGTTGATGAAGCAGGTTGAGCGGCTGGTGGAGCTCGGCGTGAAGGTTGTGTGGGAGGCTGCACAAATGGTCGCTCAGATTCTGAGGAGGAACTAATGGCAGTGGGAGAACCAGGTGGTTTGTCTGTTAGTGCAGGAATCTCATACTGCTTGGTAGCTTCATTTTtgatacaaaatttttggttggcaAGATGAGGTCCATCCAAAAATAACAAACCAGTAGGAAGAGCAGGACACTTGTGCATTTGAGGATTAAACCCAAAATAATGTGCAATAGGTGTGACCAAGCCTCCAAAGACAATACTACCAGTACCCCTAGTGGTCTGGCGAATCACATGGCGGCAGAAATAATAACCAGGGGAAGCCTTTCTGCCAGTTTTTGCACACCACAAAAAGAATAGATCATACTGTGACATTGTGCCAACACTGGATCCTCTGCCTAAAATTGTATTTGCAATTAGGCGCTGAAGCAATCTCAAGGCATGGTTCTCAATTTTGGAGGCTTTACTGTGTCCTGGTTTGAAGTTGCCGGCTGAAGGTGCAATGCGCTTCCAAAATTCACACGCATTATAGTCCCATTGGTTAGTAGGTATTTTGAACAGACCATCAGGGGGAAAGCCAAAGATATGGTGAAAATTATCCATAGACAGCACCCTATCTTGACCAAGGCATCTAAAATGGATCGTCAAGTCATTGTCCAAAGCAATTTTATGCTCATTAGTGGACAGGGAGGCCAGAAATTCCTGCACTAAAATGGGGTAGACCAGTTCCTGTTTATGTGCAAATCGCACCCAACCTAAAGCATCTAACAGAGACTGCATTTCATCATAAATCTTCAAGGTTTTAAGTGTAGACACATCCAAATACCTTGTTTGAATCATTTGTCGGGCTGCAACCCTTGccttatttttcttcattttggcAGTAGGTAGTGTCCAATGTATAGCAGTAGGCGAAGAGGAAGGGAATGCAAGGTTACCTCTAGATGTACCGGGGCGCTTGACCGCTGATTTCGGAATGCCACGTCGGTCAGCAGGCGCGGCGGGCATTGGAGGCGGGCTTGGGGGTTGTTGTGCGGCTGGTTCGGGTTGTTTCAGCCGCCACTCGATTTGTGAGGTTTGATACTTTTCGCCTTTTTCTTTTTGAGTGTGGCGATCGGAGCATCAGCAGAATGGGCCGGCGATGGGTCGGCGTGCATGGGTGGGGTGGTTTGGGGCTGCGGTGCGTGTGAGGAGTGGGGAGGCGAGTTTTCGAATGATAATGGAGAGTCGGTCATGGTGAAATGGAGGGTCGTGATCGGGGAAAGAGAAATATGGGAAGAGTTGCGGCCGGTGAAGGCGACGGGAAAAATGGAGGTTACGGCAGGGAGGGTTGTGTCGGGGGCGATGTCGAGAGGAAGATGAAGGTAATGGGCTATCGGGTTAGGGTCTTTAGGTTTGGGTTGTGGGCTTGGGTATAGGCTTTTGGGTTTTGTTTGgattttaggtttaatttcaggcTTGGGCTGGTACGGTTTTAGGGCTTTGGGTTTGCTGCTAGCCCATTCCGGTGAAGGGAGTTTTTATCCCAAAAGGGTGCCCAGCGAACACAAGCGGCGACACAAGCAAAACCCGGTTATGTAATCTGCTGCCCAATTTGACCAAATTTCATAGCAcctaaaaaaattgaaacaaattagatttcaaataattaaaccttcataacatgaattctaattgtcCAACTTGTTGTGTTCATCAAATACTcgcacaaaataattttttcaaagcaccaattcacacaccatattcaaataattttcttgttAAACCAAGATGTTAATATTTGGAAAAAATTTTATCTTGAAATTAACCaaaagggcaatgaatccagCAATATGAACCAGCAAATATTCAACAAAAGAGAGATGAAAATTATAAGTGAACAAAtcaaaaaactaaaatttaaagctaaaatttaaagctaaaaaaaataaaatttttattgctcatttgcttgcaatacattgcatcccatctgcacaaggaaattagaacaatgttaaactctaAATACGGAGTATataaaaaacttaaaacaaatgaaagaaaaattgggagttatgcacaaaaatgctaagtttaggtctttagcttgaccatacttactcaaaatttcatggagaatgagaaagatagcaagttgctatcttctcaattggctcaccaactgaatagtgcctcaacctttgcccatttaccttgaaattacccgatttttcaccaaaaatttcaacAGCACCATGgggtaaaactttcacaattttgaatggacctgaccaccttgattttaattttcctggaaaaaatttcaaccttgaattgaataagagaaccaaatctccttcttttaagtcctttttcttgatatgcttatcatgccattttttagttctttctttatagatcctagcattttcataagcatcaagtctcaattcttctaattcatcaagttgcaaaagtcttttatgtccagcagcttgtaaatcaaaattgattgctctaatggcccaataagctttgtgttctaactctacgggcaaatggcatgatttcccaaaaactaacctataaggtgtagttcctatgggggttttaaatgctgttctatatgcccaaagagtgtcatctaatttaagggaccaatcttttctggacttattgtgattttctccaagatttgcttgatttctctatttgtgatttctacttggccatttgtttgagggtgatatggtgtggcaatcctatgctttaccccatattttctcatcaatttttcaaattggtggttgcaaaaatggctaccaccatcactgattatggcacgtggggcaccaaacttggtcaaaacaaaattttttagaaattttaccacaacttttgcatcattggtaggtgtagcaatagcttctacccatttagatacatagtccacccctaccaagatatatttatttccataagaagatggaaatggccccatgaaatcaattccccacacatcaaataattcaacttctaatatggattgttgaggcatctcatctcttttggaaatgttgcctaccctttgacacctatcacacttgcttacaaagtctctcacatgtttaaacattttaggccaataaaaacctgatgtcaagactttttcaacagtttttgagacactaaaatgaccaccatattcagaggaatgacaatggtaaataacatcatgcatttcttcctctggtatacatctcctaattattccatcattacatcttctaaacaaaagaggttcttcccaagaataaaatttaacatcatgcaagaatcttttcttttctttgccaagataaatcagtgtgaggacaccacaagacaagaaattcacaatatcgacaaaccatggaagtgcagaattcaacatATACAATCGCTCATTTATGAAaaattcatcaattggcacaatttcatcatctttattttcggttttatcctagaaaggtgatcagccaccacattctcaacaccctttttatctcttatttccaaatcaaattcttgaagtaacaatatccatctaatcaacctagatttagcttctttcttgctcattaaatactttattgctgcatgatcagtgaaaacaattacctttgagttgaccaaataagaacggaatttattaagtgcaaatactaccgcaaggaactccttttcagttgtagcgTAATTGACTtgggcttcatcaagggttcggcttgcatagtaaattgCATAATGTTTCATATCTTCCGTGGCCAAGGACGGCTCAACGAGAAactcacttgcatcacacataatttcgaatggcaaagtccaatccgggggttgcatgataggagctgttgttaatgccgtctttaacctgcaaaaagcaaccatacaatcttgattaaaatcaaatttaacatcatgattcaaaagatttgttaagggtttagcaagtttagaaaaatcctgaataaatcgccggtaaaacccggcatgtccaaggAAACTTCGCACTCCTTTtacagtggttggagggggcattttttcaataatttctattttggctctatccacttcaattcccctatttgagattaaatgccctaaaacgatcccttcttggaccataaagtggcatttctcccaattcaatacTAGGtcattatcagcacatctctgcaaaattttagacaaattagtcaagcatgaatcaaaattagtgccataaactgaaaagtcatccatgaagacctccataatttcttcaataaaatcagaaaaaatggccatcatgcacctttgaaatgtgccaggtgcattacacaatccgaatggcatccttcgataggcaaaggtgccatagggacaggtaaaggtagttttttcttggtcatcaggatgtattggaatttgaaagaaaccagaatatccatctaagtaacaaaagaatgaatgcttggctaatctctctaacatttgatccataaaaggaaggggaaaatggtcttttcttgtagcattgttcaacttcctatagtctatgcacattctccaactatACTtgattctagtgggtatcaattcattattctcatttttaacaatgtcaccccaccttttttggtacaacatgcacaggactaacccactcctTTATCggaaatagggtaaataattccagactagtaattttaggatttcctttttca encodes:
- the LOC110657180 gene encoding MDIS1-interacting receptor like kinase 2-like — translated: MATLTLENLPSLVSLVLFFLLHFSLHVASDSAEEANALLKWAASLQNQEHFNLSSWPLLPTNATNSKPKTSPCTWLGIYCNRGERVFRLNLTNAGLNGMLHDLSFSSFPDLEFIDFSSNGLFGTIPLEITQLPKLRYLDLSNNQLSGIIPSGIGLLTNLETLHLGENELNGSIPEEIGQLSSLIELFLYSNYLDGHIPVSLCNLTKMVALRLYDNQFSGTIPLKMGDLANLVELFMDSNSFEGPIPFTFGNLTKLTYLFMYRNQLSGSIPPEIGNLKSLNWLSLFGNNLSGPIPWSLGGLSNLTLLHLYRTQLFGSIPEELGNLTSISDLELSANQLNGSIPSFLGNLSVLQYLKLRRNQFSGSIPASLSNLRILKILTVFDNHLTGPISLSN